Within the Candidatus Poribacteria bacterium genome, the region AGAGGAAATACACAGGTTAACCTCATCCTCAAAAACCTGCTGGGCTGATACTATAATATCGGAGAGGGAAGAGAGACTGTGAGATATTTCCTTGATACATCAGCACTGGTGAAGATATATCACAAGGAAGAGGGATCAAAGTATGTTATTGAGATCTATAAAGAAGGAGAAGTCGTTATCTCAGAGCTAGCAGCGATTGAATTTCTTTCGGCAATTTACCGTAAATTCAGAGAGAAAGAGATAAGCGAACTCGCTTTAAAAGCTGTTTGTGATAAGTTTAGCGAAGACCTTGAGGCTAGATACGGTCTCCTTCAGTTTTCACCCTTAGTTATAGATGAAGCTCGAAATCTGATCCAAAAGCATGGAAGATCAAGATCTTTGAAGACATTGGATAGCTTACAACTAGCTTTCTTTCTTGTTTTTTGTGATAAAGAAGATAAGTTTCTATGTGCTGATAAAGGCCTTTTAGAAATCGCAAGGGAAGAAGGGGTATCGGTAATTGATGTAAAAGGCGGCGATGGTCATGTATGAGGTGAAACTGGAAACCTTTCAAGGGCCGCTGGATCTGCTGCTCCATCTCATTCAGAAGAACGAGATGGACATATACGATATCCCTATCGCCGAGATCACGCGACAATATCTGGAGTATCTCGATCTGATGAAAGCGTTGGACCTTGAGGTCGCCTCCGAATTCCTGGTTATGGCGGCAACCCTGCTTCAGATAAAATCACGCAGCATGCTCCCCGCACCTGCACCCGAGGAGATCGAATTCGTGGAGGGCGCCAGGGAGGAGCTGGTGAGGCAATTGCTCGAATACAAGAGGTTCAAGGAGGCGGCGGAGAAACTCAGAGCGCTTGAGATGGAAAGGGAGAAGATCTTCTTCAGGGAAGTCGATCGGAGGGAACTCGAGAACAAAGAGTATGCGATCGAAGCCAGCCTATTCGATCTGCTCTCCGCCCTGAGAGATGTGCTCTCCAGGTTTCCCGATGAACCTATGGAGATCAGCGAGGAGGATATCACCGTTGAGGACAAGATGGATCAAATCATGACCTTGTTGTCGGAGAGGGAAGAACTGAGCTTCAACCGAATCTTCTCCGAACTGGCTTCCAAGAGGGAGGTGATCGTCACTTTCCTGGCGATACTGGAGCTCATAAGAATTCACCGTCTGATAGCCTATCAGACGACCATGTTCGGGGATATAATACTTCGGAAGCGTAAGGCCGATGACGATGGGGGAGCGTGAGCTGAGGAGGTTTTATGAGGATCAATATGGGAAGGTGGATGAGTCCTTCATCCGATGGCGATCGCTCTGTGCCGAGGATAAGGTGAGAAATATCGTCGATCTCACAAGGGGCATGAACTTCGGCTCCGTTATCGATATCGGATCCGGAACGGGAGCGGTTATCAAGAGGTTGTCGGAGATGGATTTCGCTGAAAGCTATTATGCTGTAGATCTGTCGGAGAGGGCCATAAGGATCGTCAGATCGGCCGGGATCAAAGGGCTTCGGGGGGCGTTGGTCGCGGATGCGGCCATGCTTCCGTTTTCGGACAAAAGCTTCGATCTCGCCATATTGTCTCACGTTCTGGAACATGTCGCCGAGCCAAAAGCCGTCTTAAGGGAGGCATCGAGGATCGCAAGGCTCGTGTTCGTCGAGATACCCATCGAGAACACGCCGATCCTTAATTTCACCTGGTGGCTTCGGAAAATCATAAGGGGGAGAAAGCGGCCGGATAACAGATACGGGCATGTAATCTTTTTCACCGAGAGGAGCGCGGATGATCTGTATAGAAGAGGGGGGCTGGTCAAACGTCGCTCTCGGAGATACATCCTTGACAGGGAGAGAATGCTGTTTCAAAAGAGAGGGTTCTGGTACATTTATAACTATCTGATCTATCTCCTCTCGCGCCTTTTGGGAGGGAGATTGACCGCCCGGCTTTACTATTGCCACTATGCCGCTTTGCTAAAGGGGGTGGGGGATGGAGGCGAAGGAGCTTAAAGGGATAATAGAGGCTTTTCTGTTCGTATCCGGTGATCCCCTCAAGCCCGATCGGATCGCCTCTACCCTGGAGGTCGAGGAGGTGGTGGTCAGATCGATTTTGGAGGAGCTTAAGGCGGAGTATGAGGAACGACTGGGTGGGATGCAGATCGTCGAGGTCGCCGGTGGATATCAGATGACCACGCGGCCGGAACATGCCGAATGGCTGCGCAAGTTCTACACCAAGCAGGTTCCCACAAGGCTCTCAAGGTCCGCCCTGGAGACGCTGGCGATAATCGCCTATAAACAGCCGATAACTAAGGCTGAGGTGGACGCCATAAGGGGGGTCAACAGCGATAGCGTCATAAACTCGCTTCTGGCCAAAGGGCTCATAACCATATCCGGCAGAAAGCGTTCCCCCGGAAGACCGCTCCTCTACTCGACCACCGATAAATTCCTCCATCACTTCGGGCTTAAAGATCTATCCGATCTGCCTTCTCTTGAGGAGATGGAGGGAATCTTCACCGATTCATAGCCGATCTTAGGGACGGAGGAGCCCTATAGGCGTATAGGATATCTTCCGTATCGCTTTATGGCGTCGTAGAAGGTGAGAATGACACTGCCGTCGCTATGGAATATCACCTTAATTCCCGCCTCCTTAAGAGGCTCGACCACCTTTCTGAGACAGGGGATAAAGGTCTGACGTGGGAACTCTGGTGAGACCATGAGCTTATCCTTGTAGGCGATATCGCTCCAGGTGTTCTCTAGCCTCGTAGATGGCGTAGCTGAACAGTTCCAATTCAGATCCTCAAGTGAGTTTATCGGCCGTTTGGTGACCCATCGGGTCATCCCTGAGATCATCCAGTTTTTCCCTCTCTGTCCCTCCTGCGACTCGTCGAAAGATGCGCCGAAGCCTCTACATAGATCTATACCTAGCCCGTGGTAGACCTTGACCATTCCCTTCAGATAATCGGGCTCGTCGCCGGCAAAATACCGATAGACCGCCCTGTTGTCTATGTAATCCCAGATGGGAACCCTGTCTCCCTCCTCGAAGTTCAGGGCGGCCATGATCCTATCGTAAACGGCTTTATCGAGCATATCGGTCCCTGTCAGAAGGTGTAGGAAAGACAGAGGGATACGTCCTCGCGGTTTGGGGTTAATCTCATGGAGGTTTTGAGCGAGAGCTTTTTGTTATGAAGCTTGGCCGTTATCCGGGCGTCGACGAAGCTGACCACGTGATTGAGCACCACACCGCCGATCATCATCTTCGCTCGTTTGAACCAGCGGTTGCTATCCTCCCTATATTGAAGGGCTCTTTGACGGAGCTGTGAGGTGTTTTCGCGCTCTGAAAGTTTTTCGTTCTTAACGCCCTCACGATCGAGCCAGTAGAACTTGCCCACCCTCTCGAGCGGTATGCCCTGTTCCGATTCGGGAGCCTGATCCGTGTAGACGTTTCTCCAGTTGTCGAACATCGTGGCGTGCTCGAAATCCTCCATGTTCCACTTCTCAAACATGTCGGGCCACTTCTCCTCAGGCACACCGTCAAAACCCACGTTCGCCCTCACCTCAGCGACGTAGTCATCCCTCAACTGCTCGGCTTTTCTATCGAAGGCCACATATGAGGTTATCAGGGCTGCCTCGGTTATGAAGAAGAGATACCCGCGCTTGGCACCGGAGTATAACTCGCCCGATCCGGGAAGGAGAAGCGAGAAGAGAGCGGCTTTGGACGGCGATTTATACTCCTGAGAGGAGGGATTCAAGAGGGGGTTCAAAACCCGCTCAGCCCCTATGGCCGGGGCGATTGATACGAGGAGCATGAGAAGGAGCGCAATAGAGATGGAAGCTCTCATGATCACCTCCCGTCATTAGAACCTGAAAAGCAGGTCGAAGGTATTAAGCCTGACGTTATTCGGGCCTCCTCCGGGGATGGAGGCATAATCGAACTGGTAGTTCTTGAACCTGATGCCGAAGCCGTAGTTCAGCTTGTCGTTGAAGGAGCTCGTCTGTACATACGGGTCATCCTTATATCCCACTCTCAAGGCTAAGATATCGGCGAACCAGTATTCAAATCCCAGGCTTTTCTGCATGTTGGAAGGCTTAAAGGCATATATGCCTATTCCCCGTTCCTCCTCGATCTGACGTCTCAGCTCATCGTCGCTTGGTGGTGTCTCTCCCGCCTGTATCAGTTTCTCCTTACGCTGTTGGATAGCGAATTGCATCTCATCCTCGTCCTCCTTGAACTTGTCGATGAAGGCCACGAGGTCGCCCGTGATCCTGGCCTTATGATACTTGCTGTCCAGTATCTGGAATCCCACCCCCATTCTCATCGTCCTGGGCAGCGGATCGCTCTGGTTGGCGTCTTTGAACTGTATCCTTGTACCCCAGTTCTGCACCGATACCCCTAACGTCAGAGGTGATATCCTGTATTGCAGGCCTATATCGGCTGCATAGGCGGTGGCCGATTCGGGACCGAGCTTCTGTCGGATGATCCTTCCGCTGACGCCCGCTTTGAGGTTCGGGAGGAACTCGTCGGCGTAGGAGAGAGTGAGCGCCCAGTTCGTGCCGAGCGATTCCTGTCTGACCACCTCAGGCGAGTCGACGGTCACATCTATCACACCCTGGCCGTTAAGCTGCAATCCGAGGCCGAAGACGCCGAGATCGCCCGCGGGGAAGGCTGCGGCAAATATGCCGTAGTATATTCCCTCTCCCGCTTCGCCGAAGCGAGCGCCGGCGTTGTTATAGGATATGGCGGTCTGAATCTCCTTAACGCCTGCCAACCCGCCTGGATTCCACAGTATCGCCATCACGTCGCCGGACGAGGTCGAGTAGGCCTCACCCATCGCCGCGGCTCTCGTTCCTCCTCCCAGGGAGAGAAATTGAGCGGCCGTCCTGCCCGCTCCCGCCTCACCGTAGGGAACTATAAACCCCAACGTCAGCAGGATCAACGTCACAAAGTATGGAAACTTCCGAACCCATTCCTTTGACATCATGGGTAACTCTCCTCTCACTCTCAATGGAAATTTCGTCGCATTCAACGTAGCATTAGGGGCGACCGTTTACAAAGAATCCATGTTCTGGTAGAATTATCGGCGGTTGGAAGGGCGAGGTTTAGGAGGTGTATGGATGTTCGTCACGCTTATGGTATGGATGGCCTATACGGCAGAACCGGACGTGCCGTTCCATATCCCCTGGGAAATCCCATCCGATTCGCTGGTGGATGCCAGCATATCGTTTGATCCGCCGGCGGGTAAGCACGGGTTCATCACCGTGCGCGACGGCCATCTATATTTCACCGACGGCACGAGAGCGCGCTTTTGGGGGACAAACCTGTCTGGCGGAGGATGTTTCCCATCCAAGGAGATAGCCCCGAAGCTCGTCGATCGGCTGGCTCGGTTCGGCTTCAACCTGGTGCGCTTCCACGGTATGGACTCGCGCTGGGGCAACACGATATTCGATAAGAGCTATCCCGATACGCGACATTTCGATCCCGAGCAGCTCGATCGGCTGGATTATCTGATATACCTCCTGCGTAAACGCGGGATCTACGTCAATTTGAACCTACATGTGGGACGCAGATTCACGGAGGCCGACGGCGTGAAACAGGCGGATTGGCTCGCATACGCGAAATACTGCACCATATTTGATCCCCGCATGATAGAGCTTCAAAAGGAATATGCCCGCATGTTGCTTACCCATCGAAACCCGTATACGGGCCTCACCTATGCCGAAGATCCCGCTGTGGTCATCGTGGAGCTGACCAACGAAAACTCGCTGTTCAACGGCTGGCTCTCCGGCAGGCTACGAGGCAAGCAAACAGAGCCGCCAAAGGGCGCCTGGACGGATATACCGCCCTATTATGCCGAGGAATTGACGCGGCTCTACAACGAATGGCTCACCAGGAGGTATCCATCGATAGACGCCCTCGCAAGGGCATGGAGCGTGGGCTCACATGAGCCCGGGCCGCAAATGCTAGTCAATGGGGATTTCTCCCAGGCGAAAAGCGGATGGGGGCTCTTCCTGAAACCTCCGGCAGCGGCGAGATTTGAGGTGACCGATGAGGGATATGACGACAGCCCGTGTGCGAAGATCACGATCGAAAACGTGACCGATACGCGCTGGCACGTGATGCTCACACAGAGGAGGCTGAAGCTGAGAGGGGATAAATCATATCGCGTCGTCTTTTACGCCAGGGCCTCTACGCCCCGTAACCTTTCAGTCGAGGTATGTCACGACGGCCCCTGGCGCGGGTACGGAAACGGGCGTTTCGAGATCGCCTCCGATTGGCGGCGATATGAGTTCACGTTCAGAATGGATGAGGATGACGACTCCGTCCGAATGAGCTTCCACCTCGGCGATGCAACTGGCGTCGTGTGGATAGACGACGTTATCCTGCAGGAGGCACCCATCTATGGGCTGCATGAGAGGGAGGATCCGTGGAGCAGCACGGTGCACAGGTTACAGCCTGAGGAGTTCACAAGCTATACCCTCGCTCGATTTCGGGATGAGGCGCTCTTCTACTTCGAGCTCGAAAAGAGGTATTACTTGGATATGTATCGATTTTTGAAGGACGAACTCGGCGTTCATGCCCTCATAGAGGGGACAAATCACAACTACGGCCTCCCGAACCTGTGGGCCCAATCGCTCATGGACCTGATGGACTGTCATGCATACTGGCAGCATCCGCATTTTCCCCGTCAACCATGGTCACGCACCGACTGGTTTATCGAGAACACGCCTATGCTCGATAAACCGCATGAGTCGACCATCGCAAGGCTGTGTCGATCATCGGTGCTCGGAAAGCCCTTCACCGTGAGCGAATACAATCACCCCTTCCCGAACGAGTATGACTGCGAGGCCCCTTTAGTCATAGCCGCATATGCCGCTCTGCAGGATTGGGACGCCGTCTATTTCTACACCTTCGGCCATCGGTGGACCGATCGCGAGCTGAGCGGCGATGTGGTGACGGGGTACTTCGATATCTGCAACGAGGTGTCGAAGCTGTGTCAGATGCCTGTCGCCTCGATCTCCTTCATCACCGGAGCGATCAAACCGGCGAAAAGGCTGGTGACCATCTCCTACAGCAGGGAGCGAACCTTCGATAGCCTTCGGGGAAAACGACACGGGATACAGTTCTTCACGGATGGCGAGCTCTCACCTCTTCTGCCACTGGTGCACCGGTTCAGAGTGGTGGGATTTGATGCCGGTCGAACTACAAGCGCCGATGAGGTGGGATTCCAAGAGCCAAAGGGGCGAATCGTTAGCGACACGGGTGAGTTAGCGTGGGAGGCAAACGGTGAGAGGACCGGACTTATGACGATAAACACGCCGCGCCTTCAGGCTGCCATCGGCTGGCTTGGAGACAGAAAAGTGAAACTGGATGACGTGACGATCGAGGTGAAGACGCCGTTCTGTGCCGTAAGCGTGATAAGCACGGATGGGAAACCGATCCGTCGATCGGAAAGCCTCCTGATCGTGGCGGCGGCGCGCTGTGCCAACACGGGGATGGTTTGGAATGAGGAGCGAACCAGTATCGACGATCAATGGGGAGGGCCGCCGATACTGATCGAGCCGGTCGAGGGAGAGATATCCCTGCACAGAGAGGTCGGCTCACCGCCTCTCATCCTCTTCGCTTTGGACGGCTCCGGACGACCGAAGGGCAAGGGACAGATCTCCTCTCCGTTCCACCTCGGTCGTGAGTATGAAACGGTGTGGTATGCTGTGAAGGCGGAGAGATAGAGGAGCGCGGTTGACCGATGCTTTGCTCTCTGTTATACTTAACTCGCATAGTTCGCTTCTCCCCTATTCTCACGCTTTTGAAGGCGAAAGGAGGAGGGAATGCCGTTTTTCGATGCCGAACGGAACATAATCGCAGGTCAGATTCGCAACAGGATGAACGAGATAGCGGGGACGGTTTACTCCGATCGCAGAGCGATCCCCGGATGGGAGTATGTCGTGACAGGCCATAAACAGGGCCCTGCTGCCCCCCCGAAGTCCGGCTGGGAACCGTTCCAGATCGGATCGAGCTGGGGCGGTCTGGACGTAACGACCTGGTTCAGGACAACGGTCACCGTTCCGGAGGAGATGGACGGCAAGAAGGTGGTCCTCCTGATCCGTCCCGGCGGCGAGGCGTTGGCCTATATAAACGGGCGTCCGGTTCAGGGGCTCGATGGAAACCGGGATGAGATCACACTCGCTCAAAAGGCCAAGGCGGGCGATCGGTTCGAGGTGATGATCGAGGCTTACAGCAACCCGCGCTTCCACCAGATCCACACCTTCCAATACGCCGACATAGCGGTCCTCAACGAGGAGGTTCGCTCCTTTCTCTTCGATGTCCGTGTAGCTGCCGAGTCGGCGTTGACGATGCCCGAAAACTCAGCCATCAGAGGGAGGATCTTCAACCTGCTCGACCGATGCGTCAAGATGGTGGATCTGCAACATATCGGATCGCCCGAATACTTCGACTCGATTAAAAGGGCGAGAAAGGAGCTGAACGAAGGGCTGAAGGAGTTCCAAAACAGCTACGGTATGGGCAGTCTGCTTCTCGCGGGGCATTCGCACATAGACACCGCCTGGCTTTGGCCGTTACGCGAGACGCAGCGCAAATGCGCTAGAACCTTTTCGACCGTGCTCAAATACATGGAGGAGTACCCGGAGTATCACTTCACGCAGAGTCAGCCCCAGCTCTACGAGTTCACCAAAAAGTACTATCCCGAGATCTACGAGGGGATCAAACGCAGGGTGAAGGAGGGACGATGGGAGCCGATCGGGGCGACGTGGGTGGAACAGGACAGCAACATCTCCTCCGGCGAATCCCTCGTCAGACAACTGCTCTACGGGAACAGGTTCTTCCGTAAGGAATTCGGGATACACTCCAGGGTGTGCTGGCTTCCGGACGCCTTCGGGTTCACCTGGTCGCTGCCCCAGCTCCTTAAAAAGGCCGGCGTGGATTACTTCGTCACCACCAAGATAGACTGGAGCCAGTACAACAAGTTCCCATACAGCCTCTTCTGGTGGCAGGGGATAGACGGTACTAGAGTTTTGGCGACAATGCCCCCGCTCAACTACAATGGAAACGTCGTGCCGCGGGATTGTCTGGAACAGTGGAACAGGTTCAAGCAGAAGGACATCTACGACGAGGTGATCTTCAGCTTCGGACACGGCGACGGAGGCGGCGGACCGACCAAGGAGATGCTGGAAAACGGGCTGAGGCTTAAGAACATGGCCGGTATACCCAGATGCCGCTTCGGAAAAGTTCAGGATTATTTCGACAGGCTCGAGAAAAACCTGGACAAATCCAAGCTCCCCGTCTGGAACGGCGAGCTGTACCTGGAGCTCCATCGCGCATGTCAGACCACCCAGGGCAGGACTAAGAGGAACAACCGCAAGAGCGAGCTTCTATATCGGGATGCCGAGATCTTCTCATCCGTTGCCATGCTGCTGGGAGAGCCGTACCAACAGGAGAAGCTCTACGAGGGATGGAAGATCATACTCTGCAATCAGTTCCATGACATCCTGCCCGGCTCCTCCATCGGTGAGGTCTACGAGGACGCCGATAGGGATTACGCCAAGGTGTTGAAGGCTGGCGGCGAGGTTCTCTCCGATGCCCTGAAGGCGATCGCCTCGAGAATAGATACCTCAGGCGATGGCGAGGCCATCGTGATCTTCAACACCCTATCGTGGACACGATCCGATGTGGCGAGTTTAAAGGTGGAGATGGAGGAGGATGATTTCACCATACTCGATCCGTCCGGCGAACCTGTCCCGGCTCAGATCGTCCGAAGCGATGGAAAGGTCAAGGAGATACTCTTCGAGGCCAGCGAGATTCCGCCTTTGGGCTACTCCGTCTACCGGCTCATACGCGGCAAGAGAACCCGATCCAGGCCGATGGCGCTGAAGGTTGATCAGCGTCTCCTGGAAAACGCCTTCTTCAGGGTGAAGCTGAACGATAAGGGACAGATCATCTCGCTCTACGACAAGCTCGCCGATAGGGAGGTGCTGGCTGAGAACGGCAGGGGAAACGTCCTGGAGCTTTTTGACGACAGACCCCATGCGCATGATGCCTGGGACATAGACTTCAACTACGAGGATATCCGGTGGGAGGTAGATCGGGTCGAGTCGGTCAAGATCGCCGAAAGCGGACCGGTTCGCGCCGCCGTCAGGGTTAAACTCCGCACCGAACGATCCTCGATAGATCAGCTTATAGCTATATACGACTCGATACCCCGTATAGATTTTATAACACATGTGGATTGGCATGAGAAGAGGACCCTGATGAAGGTCGCCTTCGAGGTTGATGTGCTTTCGCCCAAGGCGACATATGAGATCCAGTTCGGAGCCATAGAAAGGCCAACGCATCAGAACACAAGCTGGGATAGGGCCAAGTTCGAGGTTCCGGCTCAGAGATGGGCCGATCTCTCCGAGACGGGATACGGCGTCAGCATCTTAAACGACTGCAAATACGGCCATAGCATCAAGGACAATGTGATCAGACTTTCGCTGCTGCGTTCACCGATCAGCCCCGATCCGAACGCCGATCAGGGCGAACATTTCTTCATCTACTCCCTCTATCCGCACAAGGGCGACTGGAGAGATGCGCGGACGGTGAGGAGGGCATACGAGCTGAACGTCCCGCTGATAGCTCATCTGGAATCCTCACATCCCGGAGATCTCCCATCCTCCAGTTGGTTCGCCGCTATGGACGGGACAAGCGTGGTGATAGATACCGTCAAGAAGGCCGAGGACACGGATGATCTGATCCTTCGACTTTATGAATCCCACGGCTGGCGCGGAAAGGTGAGGATCAAATTCAGTAACCCGCCCCATAGGGTCTTCGAGTGTAACCTGATGGAGGAGAACGACGAGGAGTTGAAGTTAGATGATGGCGCTGTGGATCTCTACGTCAAACCATACGAGGTTAAAACGCTTAAGCTTCGGTTTCGATCATAAATTATCGCGGGAATTCTGTAATGCGTAGGGCATTAGGCGCTCTACGCATTACACCTTATATGTTTGGAGGTGTGATGCATGAGATACATCAATGTCATCCTTTTCCTGGCAATGGTGACCCTCCCTTTCGGATGCGTGCCGATGGAGAAAGGCGCTCTTAAATCAGCCCAACCAGCCGCTCAGCCCGCCCAGCCCAAGCCCCCTGCTCCGGAGGAGAAGGCCGCTAAGATAGCCTCCCTGAAGGCGGAGATCCCGAAAACCACCTTCTCACAGGGCGAACCCATAAAGCTTAAGTTCACCTTTAAAGCCAATAAGTTCGATCTCAACCTGGAGAGTATAAATTTCACACCGGAGGGCATTCTCTCGCAGACGGTCATAAAGACCTCATCGGGCGATATCGTGCTTCCGAAGGGGAGGATCGAAGCGAAAAGCGCCGTTGAAAGAGTTGGCTTCGGCGATTCGAGCTTCGATGTTGCGCCAGGGGTCACGCTCAAGGCCGGACAGACGATACAGGTAACGATCGATAATCTGCTCGATTACTACAACCTCAAGCCGGGAACATATACGTTACAGACGATCCTGAAATTGAACGTATACAAATACACCTATATCAAGAAGTCCCCGCGCCTGCTCGAGATAGAAAACGAGATCACCTCCCTGGAGAGGGATCGGAAGCTCGATCCCGACGCCAAGAGGACGGCCATACAGAGGCTCAGGGAGGAGATACGGTTCCTCAAATCCAAAAACCCCGATTTCGAGAAGGTATGCGTCAGGATGGACTCATTGATGGGTAGAACGCCGCCTATCAAATCCAATATTCTCAGCTTCACCATATCTGCATCCAAATCCCCTCGCATACCGGCAAAGAAAATAGAGAAAAGCGAAGCTCAGCCTCCTAAGTCCTCAACCCCTGAAGGGGAAACTGGAATAGCCTCCCTGAAGGTGGAGATCCCGAAAACCACCTTCTCACAAGGTGAGCCCATAAAGCTCAAGTTCACCTTTAAGGCCAATAGGTCCGATCTCAACCTGGAAAAACTCACGCCTGAGCTGATGCTCTCTCAGACAACCATCAGAACCTCCTCCGGCGATATCGTTCCTCCGAAAAGGAAGATCGTTCGGGAGGGTCCCATTGAGAGCGTGAGGTTGGATGGAAGAAGCGTCGAGGTTAAGCCGGGGGTCGCCCTCAAGGCGGGTGAAACGGCTGAGGTGATAATCGATAACCTGCTCGATTATTACGATCTCAAGCCGGGAACATATACCCTTCAGACAACCTTGAGGCTGAATATGTACAGATCCACCTATGTTAAAAAGTCCCCGTATCTCATCGAGATAGAGGACGAGATCACCTCTTTGAGGATGGATAGGAAGCTTAGTCCCGACGCCAAGAAAACGGCCATACAGAGGCTTCGAGAGGAGATACGCTTTCTCAAATCCAAAAACCCAGATTTTGAGAAGGTATATGTCAGGATGGACTCATTGATGGGCAAAACGCCGCCTATCAAATCCAACGTCCTCAACTTCACCATATCCGGGTAATCTCATGGAGGAGGGGCAGATGACGGATGTCCGAGGGAAGATATCGATTCAGAGAAGAGGCAATATACTCAACATCAAAAACTCCCTCCTGCAGGTGGCCTACGATCTAGCCAATGGGACATGGGGTTATCAGGATAAATCGGGATATCACGTCATAAGAAACGCATATTGCAGGGTCGAGCTTGAAGGTGGGACGTTCCTTACAACTCTAGATGCCGAGGAACGCCGCTTCTCGACGCAGATGATGGAGGATGAGCTGACCGGCCCCTATATACAGGTTAGGTTCTCCCATAAATGTAAATCCGGCCCGATCTCAGTCACTTTGAACATCTACCTCAACCTGTACGAGTCGCAGAACTATCTCGTCATCGGAGCGAGCGTTGAGCCTGAAGAGGGAGACGAGGTAAAGGTGCATAGGATCGACGTGATAACCGTTTCACCATGGATGGGATCGCCCGTGGGCGGGATCTTCCTGGGATCACAACCTACAAACTATCACGTGTATCTAAACACCTATAGCGATCACCCCTCTTCCGTCAGGGAGGTGTTGGATAAAGTCGATCTGACGGGAAGCGGTGAGATATGCCATAACGGCCTCATCTATGACACCGAATCCAAGCGTTCTATATCCTTCGGTTTCCTCGGCTTCTTCAAGTGGTGGGGGTCGATCGAGATGGGATACGACTCCGACCTTCAGCCGCTTAAGAACTACAAGGGCATAAACAGATGGTCGATGTATCAGATCTGGAATAGATCCATCAGTGAGGAGACCTTCTCAGAACCGGTCTACATCAACTATACCGATTTCTATCGTTCCGCTCAGGAGACCTACGTCAAGCTGGTATCCGATATCTCCGACGCTCCGAGGCCACCGAAACCAGCCCTTAGATGGAACTCAAAACCTAAGACGGGATCTGTCTCGGAGAAGTGGATATCCGATAACATCGATTGGATCGATAAGAACCCCGGAAGCTTGAGGCTTGGCGAGGGGATGATCGAATACATAGAGGTGCCATGGGGATGGCAGAGATGGAACGGAGTGGCTGAGCCGGCACCCGATGGGTTCCCAAACGGACTGGAACCCATCGTCGAGAAGATCCACCGATTCAACATGAAGGCGGCGATTTATTTCTCGCCTTTTGAGGCGGATGAGGAATGGCCCGGTTTAAATGACCTTTTTGACTGTATCCTCAGAGATCGAACCGGCTCTCCCACACATAGAGTATACGAGGGAGAGAGGAGGTCTGTCCTGCTCGACCCGACCGATCCAAAGGCTATCCTGTTTGTCACAGAACAGATCGAGAGGATCAAGAAATGGGGATTTGATGCGCTGCTGCTCGACATGGCGGGATACATAAATCATCTGGACCCATCCTTCTCACCGGTTTACAGGGATGAGGAGATCACCAGGATCGAGGCATACCGCCGAGGTCTGAGCTCCGTTG harbors:
- a CDS encoding carbohydrate binding domain-containing protein, producing the protein MFVTLMVWMAYTAEPDVPFHIPWEIPSDSLVDASISFDPPAGKHGFITVRDGHLYFTDGTRARFWGTNLSGGGCFPSKEIAPKLVDRLARFGFNLVRFHGMDSRWGNTIFDKSYPDTRHFDPEQLDRLDYLIYLLRKRGIYVNLNLHVGRRFTEADGVKQADWLAYAKYCTIFDPRMIELQKEYARMLLTHRNPYTGLTYAEDPAVVIVELTNENSLFNGWLSGRLRGKQTEPPKGAWTDIPPYYAEELTRLYNEWLTRRYPSIDALARAWSVGSHEPGPQMLVNGDFSQAKSGWGLFLKPPAAARFEVTDEGYDDSPCAKITIENVTDTRWHVMLTQRRLKLRGDKSYRVVFYARASTPRNLSVEVCHDGPWRGYGNGRFEIASDWRRYEFTFRMDEDDDSVRMSFHLGDATGVVWIDDVILQEAPIYGLHEREDPWSSTVHRLQPEEFTSYTLARFRDEALFYFELEKRYYLDMYRFLKDELGVHALIEGTNHNYGLPNLWAQSLMDLMDCHAYWQHPHFPRQPWSRTDWFIENTPMLDKPHESTIARLCRSSVLGKPFTVSEYNHPFPNEYDCEAPLVIAAYAALQDWDAVYFYTFGHRWTDRELSGDVVTGYFDICNEVSKLCQMPVASISFITGAIKPAKRLVTISYSRERTFDSLRGKRHGIQFFTDGELSPLLPLVHRFRVVGFDAGRTTSADEVGFQEPKGRIVSDTGELAWEANGERTGLMTINTPRLQAAIGWLGDRKVKLDDVTIEVKTPFCAVSVISTDGKPIRRSESLLIVAAARCANTGMVWNEERTSIDDQWGGPPILIEPVEGEISLHREVGSPPLILFALDGSGRPKGKGQISSPFHLGREYETVWYAVKAER
- a CDS encoding alpha-mannosidase encodes the protein MPFFDAERNIIAGQIRNRMNEIAGTVYSDRRAIPGWEYVVTGHKQGPAAPPKSGWEPFQIGSSWGGLDVTTWFRTTVTVPEEMDGKKVVLLIRPGGEALAYINGRPVQGLDGNRDEITLAQKAKAGDRFEVMIEAYSNPRFHQIHTFQYADIAVLNEEVRSFLFDVRVAAESALTMPENSAIRGRIFNLLDRCVKMVDLQHIGSPEYFDSIKRARKELNEGLKEFQNSYGMGSLLLAGHSHIDTAWLWPLRETQRKCARTFSTVLKYMEEYPEYHFTQSQPQLYEFTKKYYPEIYEGIKRRVKEGRWEPIGATWVEQDSNISSGESLVRQLLYGNRFFRKEFGIHSRVCWLPDAFGFTWSLPQLLKKAGVDYFVTTKIDWSQYNKFPYSLFWWQGIDGTRVLATMPPLNYNGNVVPRDCLEQWNRFKQKDIYDEVIFSFGHGDGGGGPTKEMLENGLRLKNMAGIPRCRFGKVQDYFDRLEKNLDKSKLPVWNGELYLELHRACQTTQGRTKRNNRKSELLYRDAEIFSSVAMLLGEPYQQEKLYEGWKIILCNQFHDILPGSSIGEVYEDADRDYAKVLKAGGEVLSDALKAIASRIDTSGDGEAIVIFNTLSWTRSDVASLKVEMEEDDFTILDPSGEPVPAQIVRSDGKVKEILFEASEIPPLGYSVYRLIRGKRTRSRPMALKVDQRLLENAFFRVKLNDKGQIISLYDKLADREVLAENGRGNVLELFDDRPHAHDAWDIDFNYEDIRWEVDRVESVKIAESGPVRAAVRVKLRTERSSIDQLIAIYDSIPRIDFITHVDWHEKRTLMKVAFEVDVLSPKATYEIQFGAIERPTHQNTSWDRAKFEVPAQRWADLSETGYGVSILNDCKYGHSIKDNVIRLSLLRSPISPDPNADQGEHFFIYSLYPHKGDWRDARTVRRAYELNVPLIAHLESSHPGDLPSSSWFAAMDGTSVVIDTVKKAEDTDDLILRLYESHGWRGKVRIKFSNPPHRVFECNLMEENDEELKLDDGAVDLYVKPYEVKTLKLRFRS